Proteins from a genomic interval of Candidatus Rokuibacteriota bacterium:
- a CDS encoding extracellular solute-binding protein, which produces MGSVNRREFLTATGAGLAGILAAGVPPARAQQREISYLCWNNFAPASDKKLAEIGQRFTKDTGVKLKIDHVSHMGPQQSKYASEVQTQAGHDLVEMRMHFPWLYEPQLVDVSDVVAELEKKYGKALSSAYEGGHVKGVWRAVPQYHTMFVPTYREDLFKKASLKVPDTWEELYTVGKELKKMGNPVGIPISQNYDSISTASPVLWSFGGMEVDKDGKTVRINSPATVQTIEWYKKMYRDCMEPEVLSWSDSSNNESIQQGKAGWVHNPLSAYIVARNRKLVTTDGMNHHRSLTGPHGRHETDVPRHIAIWKFSKNIEPAKEWIRYLLGKREVYDEYIMSGDAFNLPVYDKLQDHPVLKTDPKYAALKGEGIQYHTYGWPAPPSDKVQLITNTYLLPNMIAKAVTGTSTKDSIAWAETEMKKILAG; this is translated from the coding sequence ATGGGTTCTGTCAACCGCCGCGAGTTCCTGACCGCTACGGGCGCCGGCCTGGCCGGCATCCTTGCCGCTGGGGTGCCGCCCGCGCGCGCCCAGCAGCGGGAGATTTCCTATCTCTGCTGGAACAACTTCGCCCCGGCGTCCGACAAGAAGCTGGCCGAGATCGGCCAGCGCTTCACCAAGGACACGGGCGTCAAGCTGAAGATCGACCATGTCTCGCACATGGGTCCGCAGCAGTCCAAGTACGCCTCGGAGGTGCAGACCCAGGCCGGCCACGACCTCGTCGAGATGCGGATGCATTTCCCGTGGCTCTACGAGCCCCAGCTGGTCGATGTCTCGGACGTCGTGGCGGAGCTCGAGAAGAAGTACGGCAAGGCGCTCTCCTCCGCGTACGAGGGGGGCCATGTGAAGGGCGTCTGGCGCGCCGTGCCCCAGTATCACACCATGTTCGTCCCCACCTACCGGGAGGACCTCTTCAAGAAGGCGAGCCTCAAGGTGCCGGACACCTGGGAGGAGCTCTATACCGTCGGCAAGGAGCTCAAGAAGATGGGGAACCCGGTCGGCATCCCCATCAGCCAGAACTACGATTCCATTTCTACTGCCAGCCCGGTCCTCTGGTCCTTCGGGGGCATGGAGGTAGACAAGGACGGCAAGACGGTTCGCATCAACTCGCCGGCCACGGTGCAGACGATCGAGTGGTACAAGAAGATGTACCGCGACTGCATGGAGCCCGAAGTGCTCTCGTGGTCGGACTCCAGCAACAACGAGTCGATCCAGCAGGGCAAGGCGGGCTGGGTCCACAATCCGCTCAGCGCCTACATCGTGGCGCGAAACCGCAAGCTCGTCACGACCGATGGAATGAACCACCACCGGAGCCTCACCGGCCCGCACGGTCGCCACGAGACCGACGTCCCGCGCCACATCGCCATCTGGAAATTCTCCAAGAACATCGAGCCGGCCAAGGAGTGGATCCGTTACCTGCTCGGCAAGCGTGAAGTCTACGACGAGTACATCATGTCCGGGGACGCGTTCAACTTGCCCGTCTACGACAAGCTCCAGGACCACCCGGTGCTCAAGACCGACCCCAAGTATGCCGCCCTCAAGGGCGAGGGGATCCAGTACCACACCTACGGCTGGCCCGCGCCGCCTTCGGACAAGGTCCAGCTCATCACCAACACCTACTTGCTGCCCAACATGATCGCCAAGGCGGTGACGGGCACGTCGACGAAGGACTCGATCGCCTGGGCCGAGACCGAGATGAAGAAGATTCTTGCCGGGTGA
- a CDS encoding sugar ABC transporter permease yields the protein MAAVRADEILVPRGRPRGTARLSVWLDRERILGPVFVTPALLLLLLLVAYPFVMAVYFSLSNAFIGRPSEFIGIRNFVQLWDSDAFRQTFQNAFVFTGIAVVFKVVLGIVLALLLNEQLWFKRMIRGAVLLPWVIPTALSTLGWWWMFNSLYSVVNWTGIALGVMDPPGPNWLGQRYYAMAAVITVNIWRGLPFFALCILAALVAIPKELYEAAEADGAGANSRFWHITLPLLKPVLAVVVLFSTIFTFSDFNIVYVLTRGGPINSTHLFATLSRVLGIDTGRIGEGAAVSLYLFPLLVFVVWAQLRFVRKQAY from the coding sequence ATGGCTGCCGTCAGAGCCGACGAGATTCTGGTTCCGCGCGGGCGGCCGCGCGGAACCGCGCGCCTGAGCGTGTGGCTCGATCGAGAGCGGATCCTGGGGCCGGTGTTCGTGACACCGGCCCTGCTCCTGCTGCTGCTCCTGGTCGCCTATCCATTCGTGATGGCGGTGTATTTCTCCCTCTCCAACGCCTTCATCGGCCGGCCGAGCGAGTTCATCGGCATCAGGAACTTCGTGCAGCTGTGGGACAGCGACGCCTTCCGCCAGACTTTCCAGAATGCCTTCGTGTTCACCGGCATCGCGGTCGTCTTCAAGGTCGTGCTGGGCATCGTCCTGGCGCTCCTGCTCAACGAGCAGCTCTGGTTCAAGCGGATGATCCGCGGCGCGGTGCTCCTGCCCTGGGTCATCCCGACCGCGCTGTCGACGCTGGGCTGGTGGTGGATGTTCAACTCGCTCTACAGTGTGGTCAACTGGACCGGCATCGCGCTGGGGGTCATGGACCCGCCGGGGCCCAACTGGCTCGGCCAGAGGTACTACGCCATGGCCGCGGTGATCACGGTCAACATCTGGCGCGGCCTGCCCTTCTTCGCCCTCTGCATCCTGGCCGCGCTCGTGGCCATCCCGAAGGAGCTCTACGAGGCGGCCGAGGCCGACGGTGCCGGCGCCAACTCCCGCTTCTGGCACATCACACTGCCCTTGCTCAAGCCGGTGCTCGCCGTCGTCGTGCTCTTCTCCACCATCTTCACCTTCAGCGACTTCAACATCGTCTACGTACTGACCCGCGGCGGGCCCATCAACTCAACCCACCTTTTCGCGACGCTCTCGCGCGTGCTGGGGATCGACACCGGGCGCATCGGCGAAGGCGCGGCGGTCTCGCTGTACCTCTTCCCGCTGCTGGTGTTCGTCGTCTGGGCGCAGCTGCGGTTCGTGCGGAAGCAGGCCTACTGA
- a CDS encoding carbohydrate ABC transporter permease, whose translation MAVAKRPLLRKTMRHLALLPFLVFALFPFYHMALTSLKQDKELYDRHAVPLIIRQAPTLEHYSKLIWETEFLTWTKNSLLVTALATTASVAIGTVAAYALARLKFFGVSTFGTGIFVTYLVPTTLLFLPLAQVVNWLGLGDSKWALVLTYPTFLVPFCTWLLMGYFRTVPKEVEECAMVDGATRIQALWRIVLPIAVPGLVCAVLFAFTLSWNEFIYALTFTSSSDQITASVGVTSELIRGDIYFWGELMAGAILGSVPIVILYVFFLDYYVSGLTAGAIK comes from the coding sequence ATGGCGGTGGCGAAGCGCCCTCTGCTCCGGAAGACGATGCGGCATCTGGCGCTCCTGCCCTTCCTCGTGTTCGCGCTGTTCCCCTTCTACCACATGGCTCTGACCTCGCTGAAGCAGGACAAGGAGCTCTACGACCGGCACGCGGTGCCGCTCATCATCCGCCAGGCGCCGACCCTCGAGCACTACAGCAAGCTGATCTGGGAGACCGAGTTTCTCACCTGGACCAAGAACAGCCTGCTCGTGACCGCGCTTGCCACGACCGCGTCCGTGGCCATCGGGACCGTCGCGGCCTATGCGCTGGCCCGGCTCAAGTTCTTCGGCGTGAGCACCTTTGGCACGGGCATCTTCGTGACCTACCTCGTGCCCACGACGCTCCTGTTCCTGCCGCTGGCGCAGGTCGTGAACTGGCTCGGGCTGGGCGATTCGAAGTGGGCGCTCGTGCTGACGTACCCGACGTTCCTCGTGCCGTTCTGCACCTGGCTCCTCATGGGCTACTTCCGCACCGTCCCGAAGGAGGTCGAGGAATGCGCCATGGTCGACGGGGCCACGCGCATCCAGGCGCTTTGGCGCATCGTGCTGCCCATCGCCGTCCCGGGACTCGTCTGCGCGGTGCTCTTCGCCTTCACCCTGTCGTGGAATGAGTTCATCTACGCGCTGACCTTCACCTCCTCGTCAGACCAGATCACCGCCAGCGTGGGGGTCACGAGCGAGCTGATCCGGGGAGACATCTACTTCTGGGGCGAGCTGATGGCGGGCGCCATCCTGGGCTCCGTGCCCATCGTCATCCTCTACGTCTTCTTCCTCGACTACTACGTCTCCGGCCTCACGGCCGGGGCCATCAAGTAG
- a CDS encoding TRAP transporter large permease subunit gives MSIVAIEIGLLTPPFGMVVFAMRSAIGEEVQVEEIFAGAVPFILMLGVALAIIIAFPRLSTWLPSLM, from the coding sequence GTGTCCATCGTAGCGATCGAGATCGGTCTCCTGACCCCTCCATTCGGCATGGTGGTCTTCGCCATGAGATCGGCCATCGGAGAGGAGGTGCAAGTCGAGGAGATCTTCGCGGGCGCCGTCCCGTTCATCCTGATGCTGGGTGTGGCTCTCGCCATCATCATCGCCTTCCCCAGATTGAGCACCTGGCTCCCCTCGCTGATGTAG
- a CDS encoding DctP family TRAP transporter solute-binding subunit, whose amino-acid sequence MKRLLLVILALACVVVSAAAPAAAQYKAEFKNSLVVGPAGPWGEAAIKFADLLKERTQGRINVKNYFAGQLFAGKQTNEFLLLNQGVADFALGSTINWSPQVKELNLFAMPFMYPSYKSLDAVENGGPGQHLWKLIEAKGVIPLAWGENGFREITNSKRPVRKPEDLEGLKVRVVGSPIFIDTFRALGANPVNMNWGEALTAFQTGTVDGQENPVVSVIQPYKLWTVHKNITLWRYAIDPLILGVSKITWDSLSPADREIVKKTAVEVMVAQKAGARAGLDGSLEAVEMLKKNGMEVVMLSPAEVAPFKAKTKPVYDKWVQEVGADLVKSAERIIAETK is encoded by the coding sequence ATGAAGCGCCTCCTCCTCGTGATCCTCGCGCTCGCGTGCGTCGTGGTCTCTGCGGCGGCCCCGGCGGCAGCCCAGTACAAAGCCGAGTTCAAGAACAGCCTGGTGGTGGGGCCTGCCGGGCCATGGGGCGAGGCGGCGATCAAGTTCGCCGATCTGCTCAAGGAGCGGACCCAGGGGCGGATCAACGTGAAGAACTACTTCGCCGGCCAGCTCTTCGCCGGCAAGCAGACCAACGAGTTCCTGCTCCTCAACCAGGGCGTGGCCGACTTCGCCCTGGGCTCGACGATCAACTGGTCGCCCCAGGTCAAGGAGCTCAACCTCTTCGCCATGCCCTTCATGTATCCCTCCTACAAGTCGCTCGACGCCGTGGAGAACGGTGGGCCGGGGCAGCATTTGTGGAAGCTCATCGAGGCCAAGGGCGTGATTCCGCTGGCCTGGGGCGAGAACGGCTTCCGCGAGATCACCAATTCCAAGCGGCCCGTGCGCAAGCCCGAAGACCTCGAAGGCTTGAAGGTGCGGGTCGTCGGCTCTCCGATCTTCATCGACACCTTCCGCGCGCTGGGCGCCAACCCGGTGAACATGAACTGGGGCGAGGCCCTGACCGCGTTCCAGACGGGCACGGTGGACGGGCAGGAGAACCCGGTGGTGTCGGTCATCCAGCCCTACAAGCTCTGGACCGTGCACAAGAACATCACGCTCTGGCGCTACGCCATCGACCCGCTGATCCTGGGCGTGTCGAAGATCACCTGGGACAGCCTCAGCCCCGCCGATCGCGAGATCGTGAAGAAGACGGCGGTGGAAGTGATGGTGGCGCAGAAGGCCGGCGCGCGCGCCGGGCTCGACGGCTCGCTCGAGGCTGTCGAGATGCTGAAGAAGAACGGCATGGAGGTGGTGATGCTCTCGCCGGCCGAGGTGGCCCCCTTCAAAGCCAAGACCAAGCCGGTCTATGACAAGTGGGTCCAGGAAGTCGGCGCCGACCTCGTCAAGTCGGCCGAGAGGATCATCGCGGAGACCAAGTAG
- a CDS encoding TRAP transporter small permease encodes MRRLAHHFEEALAGGLLVVMAVLAFLNILARYLTRYSFAFTEEIEVAALVWITMLGAAIAFREALHLGFGILRDQLPRPIRRGLAALTGVTAVATMAMLTWAGWWQIQSQIALGTTSEALGIPEWIYTAALPVGALLVIIRVLQALRTEIARA; translated from the coding sequence GTGCGGCGCCTCGCCCACCACTTCGAGGAGGCCCTGGCCGGGGGCCTCCTCGTCGTGATGGCGGTGCTGGCCTTTCTCAACATCCTGGCCCGCTATCTCACGCGCTATTCCTTCGCCTTCACCGAGGAGATCGAAGTCGCCGCCCTGGTCTGGATCACCATGCTGGGTGCGGCCATCGCGTTCCGTGAAGCGCTCCATCTGGGCTTCGGCATCCTGCGCGACCAGCTTCCGCGGCCCATCCGGCGGGGGCTGGCGGCCCTGACCGGCGTGACGGCGGTCGCCACCATGGCCATGCTCACCTGGGCGGGATGGTGGCAGATCCAGAGCCAGATCGCGCTCGGCACGACGTCGGAAGCCTTGGGCATCCCCGAGTGGATCTACACGGCGGCGCTGCCCGTCGGGGCGCTCCTCGTCATCATCCGGGTGCTGCAAGCGCTCCGGACGGAGATCGCCCGCGCCTGA
- a CDS encoding TRAP transporter large permease, whose protein sequence is MDWLGVVWFFGLFILLLAIGAPIAVGLGATGVFLIWKFSLGMAAIGPTFYSNLAKFQLLAIPFFIMAGLILERVGISERLVRLASLLIGPVHGGLALVAIVCCVFFAGISGSGPADTAALGTILIPAMAARGYAKPFASALVASGGSIAIIIPPSIAFIIYGVITNTSIPALFAAGVIPGLVVGACLAIPAYVISRRHGWRGDRYGTRAEILRALRDSVWGLLAPVIILGGIYGGVFTPTEAAVVAVFYGLFVGIVVYRSLSLVSLWGIIRDTVVSSAVVMLIVGFAGLYAWAGSTMGVIDQITQALLGLSKTPWVVLWTINLLVFLAGYILDAVSIYYIFVPIIMPIMAAFGWNPVWIGVMLTVNIAIGQVTPPVAVNLYVAANIAKLSFDEISRAVWPFVLAMLLSLFIVTQWPGLSTFLPALFGLK, encoded by the coding sequence ATGGACTGGCTCGGGGTCGTCTGGTTCTTCGGCCTCTTCATTCTCCTGCTGGCGATCGGCGCGCCCATCGCCGTGGGGCTCGGGGCGACCGGCGTGTTTCTGATCTGGAAGTTCAGCCTGGGCATGGCCGCCATCGGCCCGACCTTCTATTCGAACTTAGCCAAGTTCCAGCTCCTGGCCATCCCGTTCTTCATCATGGCGGGGCTCATCCTCGAGCGCGTGGGGATTTCGGAGCGACTCGTCCGTCTTGCGAGCCTCCTCATCGGTCCGGTCCACGGCGGGCTGGCGTTGGTGGCCATCGTCTGCTGCGTGTTCTTCGCCGGCATCTCGGGCTCGGGGCCGGCGGACACGGCGGCGCTGGGAACCATTCTGATCCCGGCCATGGCGGCGCGAGGGTACGCGAAACCCTTCGCCTCGGCGCTGGTCGCTTCCGGCGGCTCCATCGCCATCATCATTCCGCCCTCCATCGCCTTCATCATCTACGGCGTCATCACCAATACGTCCATCCCGGCGCTGTTCGCCGCGGGCGTCATCCCGGGCCTGGTCGTCGGCGCCTGCCTGGCGATACCGGCCTACGTGATCTCGCGCCGTCACGGCTGGCGGGGCGACCGCTACGGCACCCGCGCGGAGATCCTGCGCGCGCTGCGCGACTCCGTCTGGGGACTGCTGGCGCCCGTGATCATCCTGGGCGGCATCTACGGCGGCGTCTTCACCCCCACCGAGGCCGCGGTGGTGGCCGTCTTCTACGGGCTCTTCGTGGGCATCGTCGTCTACCGCTCGCTCAGTCTGGTATCGCTGTGGGGCATCATCCGGGACACGGTGGTGTCCTCGGCGGTGGTCATGCTGATCGTGGGCTTCGCGGGACTCTACGCCTGGGCCGGCTCCACCATGGGTGTCATCGACCAGATCACCCAGGCCCTGCTGGGGCTGTCGAAGACCCCCTGGGTCGTGCTCTGGACGATCAACCTCCTGGTGTTCCTGGCGGGCTACATCCTGGACGCCGTCTCGATCTACTACATCTTCGTGCCCATCATCATGCCGATCATGGCGGCCTTTGGCTGGAATCCCGTCTGGATCGGCGTGATGCTCACCGTGAATATCGCCATCGGCCAGGTGACGCCGCCCGTGGCGGTGAACCTCTACGTGGCCGCCAACATCGCCAAGCTGTCCTTCGACGAGATTTCCCGGGCCGTCTGGCCATTCGTGCTGGCTATGCTGCTCTCGTTGTTCATCGTTACCCAGTGGCCGGGCCTCTCGACGTTCCTCCCCGCGTTGTTCGGCCTCAAGTAG
- a CDS encoding cation-transporting P-type ATPase — MADASLAISPFLGGDPVCLGPEIASPGDVLLRLDLLPVEGPGCLLIAPGVALIHSLTRDAGSVTLRWVNLAHRPRLTAGLPPVEAAVVLIAAVGDSARALRLVGRLMACLAEPGIADRARAATTREALVEALSPAERSAGEVSLGTAELLSLLGSRLTGLSAAEAARRRLACGPNRLERLRRRPLLMHLLEQFWSFFAVLLWVAGVFAVLAGMAELGWAIFAVIVVNGVFGFLQEYRAERAVEALQEMLPAAITALRSGQALRLAAAELVPGDVVEVGEGDQVPADGQLLSAAGLRVDQSALTGESHPVFKLPAVGNNRASVPVRERPELVFAGTAVVAGAGRFVVRATGMQTEIGVIAELTQSVPEAPSPLQREMARVTRLVSFLSAALGTGFFALGVSTGVLPIGEGFLFALGVIVANVPEGLLPTLTLALALGVQRMVRQKSLVKRLSAVETLGAITVICTDKTGTLTQNRMAARCVWIEGRTLTTDALDGESAPDLRELFEAAALASQATPERGDPTEVALVAAGARLGVDPDKLRQAHELLAPYPFDSFRKRMTLVRATDRGATAYVKGAPKETLALCDTIRWEGRTVPLSDHVRRSVLADHDRLAAEGLRILAVARRPLADGLVGAGASAVERQLTLLGLVALWDPPRPEVKDAVALCRRAGIRVMMITGDYGLTAKAIAAQIGLPVNKVISGEELDRLPPDALRQLLGEPGVLFARTSPAHKLAIVSALRASGEVVAVTGDGVNDAPALKAADIGVAMGKRGSEVAKEAAVMVITDDNFASIVAAVRQGRAIYANMGKFVTYIFASNVPELVPFLALVFFRIPLALTVMQILAVDLGTDLLPALALGAEPPEKDVMDRPPRPRDARLLGGRRLLRAYAFLGAAEAALALSAFFWTYWLAGWRPGLPMAATGPLYRRATTMTFAAIVAAQVGNIFACRTDRESVFRAGLFSNPHVWLGIAAELALLLALVLVPPLRDIFGLAPLAFAEWSVLLALPPAMLTLEEGRKWLVRKRHGA, encoded by the coding sequence ATGGCTGACGCGTCGCTGGCCATCTCCCCCTTCCTGGGCGGCGATCCTGTGTGTCTCGGCCCCGAGATCGCCTCGCCCGGCGACGTCCTCTTGCGGCTCGACCTTCTGCCGGTGGAGGGGCCAGGCTGCCTTCTCATCGCTCCGGGTGTCGCCCTGATCCACTCGCTCACCCGCGATGCCGGGAGCGTGACGCTCCGCTGGGTGAACCTCGCCCACCGACCGCGGCTCACGGCCGGCCTGCCGCCCGTGGAAGCGGCCGTGGTCCTCATCGCGGCCGTCGGTGACAGCGCCCGCGCCCTCCGTCTGGTCGGCCGGCTCATGGCTTGCCTGGCCGAGCCGGGGATCGCGGATCGCGCCCGCGCGGCCACGACACGCGAGGCGCTGGTCGAGGCGCTGTCGCCCGCCGAGCGCTCTGCCGGCGAGGTGTCGTTGGGCACCGCCGAGCTGCTCAGCCTGCTCGGCTCGAGGCTTACCGGGCTCAGCGCGGCCGAGGCCGCCAGGCGGCGCCTCGCATGCGGCCCGAATCGGCTCGAGCGCCTGCGGCGCCGGCCGCTCCTCATGCACCTCCTCGAGCAGTTCTGGAGTTTCTTCGCCGTGCTCCTCTGGGTCGCCGGGGTCTTCGCCGTGCTGGCCGGAATGGCCGAGCTGGGCTGGGCAATCTTCGCCGTGATCGTCGTCAACGGTGTCTTCGGTTTCTTGCAGGAATACCGCGCCGAACGAGCCGTTGAAGCGCTACAGGAAATGCTTCCCGCGGCGATCACCGCGCTCCGCTCGGGTCAGGCGCTGCGCCTCGCCGCCGCCGAGCTCGTGCCCGGCGACGTCGTCGAGGTCGGCGAGGGTGACCAGGTGCCGGCCGACGGCCAGCTCCTCTCGGCGGCGGGACTGAGGGTCGATCAGAGCGCGCTCACCGGCGAGTCGCATCCGGTGTTCAAGCTCCCGGCGGTCGGAAACAACCGGGCCAGCGTGCCTGTCCGGGAGCGGCCGGAGCTGGTCTTCGCGGGAACCGCGGTGGTCGCCGGCGCTGGCCGCTTCGTCGTGCGCGCCACCGGCATGCAGACGGAGATCGGCGTCATCGCCGAGCTCACCCAGTCGGTGCCCGAGGCGCCGAGCCCGCTCCAGCGCGAGATGGCGCGGGTCACCCGGCTCGTCTCCTTCCTCTCCGCCGCTCTCGGCACAGGATTCTTCGCCCTCGGCGTGTCGACGGGCGTCCTCCCCATAGGGGAGGGATTCCTCTTCGCTCTCGGCGTCATCGTCGCCAATGTCCCGGAGGGCTTGCTGCCGACGCTCACGCTCGCGCTGGCGCTCGGCGTCCAGCGCATGGTCCGCCAGAAGAGCCTCGTGAAGCGGCTCTCGGCGGTGGAGACTCTCGGGGCCATCACGGTCATCTGCACGGACAAGACCGGCACGCTCACCCAGAACCGCATGGCCGCCCGGTGCGTGTGGATCGAGGGACGCACCCTCACGACCGATGCCCTGGATGGCGAGAGCGCGCCCGATCTCCGCGAGCTCTTCGAGGCGGCAGCGCTCGCCTCGCAGGCCACGCCGGAGCGCGGCGATCCTACCGAAGTGGCGCTGGTGGCCGCCGGCGCTCGACTCGGCGTGGATCCCGACAAGCTCAGGCAAGCCCATGAGCTCCTCGCCCCGTACCCGTTCGACTCCTTTCGCAAGCGGATGACCCTCGTGCGCGCGACGGACCGAGGCGCCACCGCGTATGTCAAGGGAGCGCCGAAGGAGACGCTGGCCCTCTGCGACACGATCCGCTGGGAGGGCCGGACGGTGCCGCTGAGCGACCACGTCCGCCGAAGCGTCCTCGCGGATCATGACCGGCTGGCCGCTGAGGGCCTGCGCATCCTCGCCGTCGCCCGGCGTCCCCTCGCCGATGGTCTCGTGGGCGCCGGGGCCTCGGCGGTGGAGCGGCAGCTCACCCTCCTCGGCCTGGTCGCGCTCTGGGATCCGCCGCGACCCGAGGTGAAGGACGCGGTGGCGCTTTGCCGGCGGGCGGGGATCCGGGTGATGATGATCACCGGCGACTACGGGTTGACCGCCAAGGCCATCGCCGCGCAGATCGGCCTGCCCGTCAACAAGGTGATCAGCGGAGAGGAGCTCGACCGGCTGCCGCCGGACGCGCTCCGGCAGCTCCTGGGCGAGCCGGGCGTCCTCTTCGCGCGCACCTCGCCGGCCCACAAGCTCGCGATCGTCTCGGCGCTGCGCGCGTCGGGCGAGGTGGTGGCGGTCACCGGGGACGGCGTCAACGATGCGCCCGCGCTCAAGGCCGCCGACATCGGCGTGGCCATGGGCAAGCGGGGCAGCGAGGTCGCGAAGGAAGCGGCGGTGATGGTGATCACCGACGACAACTTCGCCTCCATCGTGGCGGCGGTGCGCCAGGGGCGGGCGATCTACGCGAACATGGGGAAGTTCGTGACCTACATCTTCGCGTCGAACGTGCCCGAGCTGGTGCCCTTCCTCGCCCTCGTGTTCTTCCGCATCCCGCTGGCGCTCACCGTGATGCAGATCCTCGCCGTGGACCTCGGGACCGATCTGCTCCCCGCCCTCGCGCTCGGCGCCGAGCCGCCAGAGAAGGACGTGATGGACAGGCCGCCGCGTCCTCGCGATGCGCGGCTGCTCGGGGGACGCCGGCTCCTGCGCGCCTACGCCTTCCTCGGCGCCGCCGAGGCGGCCCTGGCGCTCTCCGCCTTCTTCTGGACGTACTGGCTGGCGGGCTGGCGACCGGGCCTGCCCATGGCGGCCACGGGTCCGCTCTACCGCCGCGCCACCACGATGACCTTCGCAGCCATCGTCGCCGCCCAGGTGGGGAATATCTTCGCTTGCCGCACGGACCGCGAGTCCGTCTTCCGCGCCGGTCTGTTCAGCAATCCGCATGTCTGGCTGGGGATCGCGGCCGAACTGGCCCTCCTGCTCGCCCTCGTGCTCGTCCCTCCCCTTCGCGACATCTTCGGCCTGGCGCCGCTCGCGTTCGCCGAGTGGTCCGTCCTGCTCGCCCTCCCGCCCGCCATGCTCACACTCGAGGAGGGACGGAAGTGGCTGGTGCGAAAGAGGCACGGGGCGTGA
- a CDS encoding universal stress protein: MAKRILVPLDESPVAEVVVPLVADIARGSGATVRLLQVAPVPQNRVSEQGRMLAYADEEMARLEAEGLDYLRTVEMQFDGAADVECVVRFGDPAAEILLEADAFGADLIAVTTERRSAVGRTVLGSVAEQVVRKADAQLMLIRPGRHGL, translated from the coding sequence ATGGCGAAGAGAATTCTGGTGCCGCTCGATGAATCGCCCGTGGCGGAGGTCGTCGTGCCGCTCGTGGCCGACATCGCTCGCGGAAGCGGGGCCACCGTGCGGCTGCTCCAGGTGGCGCCCGTGCCCCAGAATCGCGTGAGCGAGCAAGGCCGAATGCTGGCGTACGCTGACGAGGAGATGGCGCGCCTGGAAGCGGAAGGGCTCGACTATCTGCGGACGGTCGAGATGCAGTTCGATGGCGCCGCGGACGTCGAGTGTGTGGTGCGCTTCGGCGATCCGGCCGCCGAGATCCTCCTGGAAGCCGACGCGTTCGGGGCCGATCTGATCGCCGTCACGACGGAGAGACGGAGCGCGGTCGGACGCACCGTGCTCGGCAGCGTCGCCGAGCAGGTGGTCAGGAAGGCCGATGCGCAGCTCATGCTGATCCGGCCGGGCCGCCACGGGCTCTGA